The following are from one region of the Veillonella nakazawae genome:
- a CDS encoding Mug protein, with protein sequence MAETIETRPFPPFLPKNTTVMMMGTFPPTSEKRSMEFHYPNFQNDMWRVYGLVFFDDKEHFRKGEEKAFDADKIKAFLSEAGIASCPTVLKAIREKGNASDAFLKVVEPVPLAEVLDRIPHCKHIGTTGGKATEILLSLLPEKVKLPKTGETIPFVFNGRELTLTRLPSTSRAYPLSLAKKAEAYKNFFKACGLQTK encoded by the coding sequence GTGGCAGAAACAATTGAAACGAGACCATTTCCGCCATTCTTACCAAAGAATACGACGGTCATGATGATGGGAACATTCCCACCAACTTCCGAAAAGCGTTCTATGGAATTTCATTATCCTAACTTTCAAAATGATATGTGGCGCGTGTATGGCTTAGTATTCTTTGACGATAAGGAACACTTTAGAAAAGGTGAGGAAAAAGCCTTTGATGCGGATAAGATTAAAGCGTTCTTATCTGAAGCGGGGATTGCTTCTTGTCCTACTGTTTTGAAAGCTATACGCGAAAAGGGCAATGCATCGGATGCATTTCTTAAGGTCGTTGAACCTGTACCGCTTGCAGAGGTATTGGACCGAATTCCACACTGTAAACATATTGGTACCACAGGTGGTAAGGCCACAGAAATTTTGTTAAGCCTTTTGCCAGAAAAGGTTAAACTACCTAAAACAGGGGAGACAATTCCCTTTGTGTTTAACGGTCGTGAACTGACGTTAACACGATTGCCATCTACATCTCGTGCATATCCATTAAGCCTTGCCAAAAAGGCTGAAGCCTATAAAAATTTCTTTAAGGCTTGTGGATTACAAACGAAATAA
- the pepT gene encoding peptidase T: MESMVERFVRYTSINTRSNEESTTIPSTQTQVDFATNVLVPDLKAIGLDEVIYNRENGFVIGTLNANTDEKAPAIGFIAHMDTADYNAENIKPRIVENYDGSDICLNEEHQIYTRRADFPNLKNYIGKSLVVTDGLTLLGGDDKAGICEIMEALAYLVAHPEIKHGKIMCAFGPDEEIGTGADHFDVKQFPVDFAYTIDGESLGQLEYETFNAAGGTVTLKGVSVHTGTAKGIMINCAKLAMQFDALLPGAAVPEHTCGRQGFFMLMSMETQVDTGKMNYIIRDHDKELFEAKKAFFLQAGQTLNEIYGREVCEVSVKDQYYNMYDIIKDNMECVNVAKAAMEKAGITPICDPIRGGTDGSKISFMGIPTPNIFTGVENLHGRHEFACIDDMKKAVEIIVNIVNIEK; this comes from the coding sequence ATGGAATCAATGGTCGAACGTTTTGTACGCTATACAAGCATAAATACACGGTCTAACGAGGAAAGTACAACCATTCCAAGTACTCAAACTCAAGTAGACTTTGCTACTAATGTGCTCGTTCCTGATTTAAAAGCAATCGGTTTAGATGAAGTTATTTACAACCGTGAAAATGGTTTTGTTATTGGCACATTAAATGCTAATACAGATGAAAAAGCACCTGCTATTGGCTTTATCGCTCATATGGATACAGCTGATTACAACGCAGAAAATATTAAGCCTCGCATTGTAGAAAACTATGATGGTAGTGATATTTGCCTCAACGAAGAACATCAAATCTACACACGTCGTGCAGATTTTCCTAATTTAAAGAACTATATTGGTAAATCCTTGGTAGTAACCGATGGTCTTACACTACTAGGCGGTGACGACAAAGCTGGCATCTGCGAAATCATGGAAGCCCTCGCCTACCTCGTAGCTCATCCAGAAATCAAGCATGGTAAAATCATGTGTGCCTTTGGCCCAGATGAAGAAATCGGTACCGGTGCAGATCACTTTGATGTAAAACAATTTCCTGTTGATTTTGCTTATACTATTGACGGTGAAAGCCTTGGCCAACTTGAATACGAAACATTTAATGCTGCTGGCGGTACCGTTACATTAAAAGGTGTATCTGTTCATACAGGCACTGCTAAAGGCATTATGATTAACTGTGCTAAATTAGCAATGCAATTCGATGCTCTATTACCAGGTGCTGCTGTTCCAGAACACACATGCGGTCGCCAAGGTTTCTTTATGCTCATGAGCATGGAAACTCAAGTAGATACTGGCAAAATGAACTATATCATACGCGACCATGACAAAGAATTGTTCGAAGCGAAAAAAGCATTCTTCTTACAAGCTGGTCAAACATTAAACGAAATCTATGGCCGCGAAGTATGTGAAGTATCCGTAAAAGATCAATATTACAATATGTACGATATCATCAAAGACAACATGGAATGTGTCAACGTAGCTAAAGCAGCTATGGAAAAAGCGGGTATCACGCCTATTTGCGACCCTATCCGTGGCGGTACAGATGGTTCTAAAATTTCCTTCATGGGCATCCCTACCCCTAATATCTTTACTGGCGTAGAAAACCTACATGGTCGTCACGAATTCGCATGTATTGATGACATGAAAAAAGCCGTAGAAATTATCGTAAACATCGTTAATATTGAGAAATAA
- a CDS encoding OPT family oligopeptide transporter, translating into MSDETRSIPPVEPVLDPKKDYVEINSYVVFWGLFYAAIFTLAVGYLCLKIGQTVDAFAPVSVLAMGTAVILKRQNAFAETVHIQAIASSSTNTLAGAMFFLPALYIWNVTDVTFVQMAIPIILGGVLGVLLCVMFRRYFVEEMHYVYPFPSGRAAAEVLMSNEGSKAKLMLGSGLIALVYDFILNSLGWWEEVIRTTAFKWGSALADSTKLNAAVDTDAALLGLGYFTGLRYAAIIAAGSFFSWFVCIPIVYYLAPEHIMQINGHAVPLAEAPIRKVFLDYVRHIGIGMLAMAGIIGLLNMSKVVASVVKNAVLDIFSSKTVDVNLLRTQRDVPTSWIGAGILLCTVLFAAYFHFMYAESFSQTIVAFLIVLIMSFLLSVVGISSIAYTGTEPVSGMTIFMIIISAVCLTAAGMTGKVGMIAVLMMASFIGTTIGMAGNFMSELKVAHMTGATPKKMEQWQIVGTILCAVLSVGVMILLNDAYGFVGDHALNAPQANAMAAIIEPMMTGGSAQWPLYMAGALFAIILWMVKVPPLAFALGTYLPMEINTPLLIGGLIAYFVQNSTKDKELADLRFSKGSTIASGLVAGGAIGSLFSAVLRIAGVDVFAQDWVETPEATYLSIVMYLLLCVFLYKVAMYVKAKKAK; encoded by the coding sequence ATGTCGGACGAAACTCGTTCTATCCCGCCCGTAGAACCCGTATTGGATCCTAAGAAGGATTACGTAGAGATTAACTCATATGTAGTATTCTGGGGCCTATTCTATGCGGCAATTTTCACACTGGCTGTAGGTTATTTATGTTTGAAAATTGGTCAAACAGTAGATGCCTTTGCTCCAGTATCTGTACTTGCTATGGGTACAGCAGTTATTTTGAAACGGCAAAATGCTTTTGCCGAAACGGTTCACATTCAGGCTATCGCTAGTTCTAGTACGAACACATTAGCTGGTGCGATGTTCTTCTTACCAGCTCTATACATTTGGAATGTTACAGATGTAACCTTTGTACAAATGGCGATTCCTATTATCCTTGGTGGCGTACTTGGTGTTCTATTATGCGTTATGTTCCGTCGCTACTTTGTTGAGGAAATGCACTATGTGTATCCGTTCCCAAGCGGTCGTGCTGCTGCTGAAGTACTAATGAGTAATGAAGGTAGCAAAGCGAAACTCATGCTTGGTTCTGGTCTTATCGCTCTTGTATATGACTTTATTCTTAACAGCCTCGGTTGGTGGGAAGAGGTTATCCGTACTACCGCATTTAAATGGGGGTCTGCTCTAGCAGATTCGACTAAGTTAAATGCTGCTGTAGATACAGATGCTGCGTTGCTTGGTCTTGGTTACTTCACAGGCTTACGGTATGCGGCTATTATCGCAGCTGGTTCCTTCTTCTCTTGGTTCGTATGTATTCCAATCGTATACTATTTAGCTCCGGAACATATCATGCAAATCAATGGGCATGCAGTTCCACTTGCAGAAGCTCCTATTCGTAAAGTATTCTTAGATTATGTTCGTCATATTGGTATCGGTATGCTTGCTATGGCAGGTATCATCGGATTGCTCAATATGTCTAAGGTAGTAGCTAGTGTTGTTAAAAATGCAGTACTTGATATTTTCAGTTCCAAAACCGTTGATGTTAACTTGCTTCGTACACAACGCGACGTGCCTACATCTTGGATTGGCGCTGGCATCTTATTATGTACAGTTCTATTTGCAGCATATTTCCACTTTATGTATGCTGAAAGCTTCTCCCAAACAATCGTAGCATTCTTAATCGTTCTAATTATGTCCTTCCTATTATCTGTAGTAGGTATCAGCTCCATTGCTTATACAGGTACAGAACCAGTATCTGGTATGACAATCTTCATGATTATCATTTCCGCTGTATGCTTAACAGCTGCAGGTATGACTGGTAAAGTAGGTATGATTGCAGTCCTAATGATGGCTTCCTTCATCGGTACGACTATCGGTATGGCTGGTAACTTCATGTCTGAGCTTAAAGTGGCTCATATGACAGGTGCTACACCTAAGAAAATGGAACAATGGCAAATCGTTGGTACCATTCTTTGTGCCGTACTTTCTGTAGGCGTTATGATCCTCTTGAATGATGCATATGGCTTCGTAGGAGACCATGCATTAAATGCTCCACAAGCGAATGCTATGGCTGCTATCATTGAGCCAATGATGACTGGTGGTAGTGCTCAATGGCCTCTATACATGGCTGGTGCATTATTCGCTATTATCTTGTGGATGGTAAAAGTTCCACCATTGGCATTTGCACTTGGTACGTACTTGCCAATGGAAATCAACACACCATTACTTATCGGTGGTCTAATTGCATACTTCGTACAAAATAGTACAAAAGATAAAGAATTGGCAGATCTTCGCTTCTCTAAAGGTAGCACAATTGCATCTGGTCTCGTAGCTGGTGGTGCCATTGGTTCTTTATTCAGTGCTGTACTTCGTATTGCAGGTGTTGATGTATTCGCTCAAGATTGGGTTGAAACACCGGAAGCAACATACCTCAGTATTGTAATGTACTTATTACTTTGTGTATTCTTGTACAAAGTAGCTATGTACGTAAAAGCTAAAAAAGCTAAATAA
- the mmuM gene encoding homocysteine S-methyltransferase, which yields MVKRCAFLDIIKEKGALVLDGGLGSELERYGCNLQHKLWSAKILMDQPDIIKKIHISYLAAGADIIQSSGYQATVAGFKGLGFGTEEAIELVKLSVRLAVQARNEFVEAKASGALTLRGITLGEETPNGIRYFSEGALPKPLVAVSVGPYGAFLADGSEYRGYPGVQTEYLEVFHIPRLALFCEENPDILSFETIPSYDEAIAIARAMSDPYTSRGIPGWIAFSCKDEHHVSSGETIIKCAEMIDKVRPITGIGINCTKPEYVESLIKDIRTVTDKPIAVYPNLGESYDSETKTWYGDPASFVDYVDVWRHAGADIIGGCCRTTPEIIRDIARKIHK from the coding sequence ATGGTTAAGCGATGTGCATTTTTAGATATAATTAAAGAGAAGGGCGCCCTCGTTTTAGATGGTGGGTTAGGATCAGAGTTAGAGCGTTATGGCTGTAACCTTCAGCATAAATTATGGTCTGCTAAGATTCTTATGGACCAACCGGATATCATCAAAAAAATACATATTTCGTACTTAGCGGCTGGGGCGGATATCATTCAAAGTTCTGGGTATCAAGCAACGGTAGCTGGCTTTAAAGGCCTAGGATTTGGTACGGAAGAGGCTATTGAACTTGTAAAATTATCTGTTCGCTTGGCAGTACAAGCTCGCAATGAGTTTGTAGAGGCTAAGGCGAGTGGGGCACTTACATTGCGTGGTATTACACTGGGAGAAGAGACCCCAAATGGCATTAGATATTTTTCTGAAGGTGCATTGCCTAAACCACTGGTAGCGGTCTCTGTAGGCCCATATGGAGCTTTTTTGGCGGATGGCTCTGAGTACCGTGGATATCCTGGTGTACAAACTGAGTATCTTGAGGTGTTCCATATACCTCGCTTAGCCTTATTCTGTGAAGAAAATCCTGATATACTATCTTTTGAAACAATACCGTCTTATGATGAAGCCATTGCCATTGCTCGAGCTATGTCTGATCCATATACATCGCGAGGGATTCCTGGTTGGATTGCTTTCTCTTGTAAGGATGAACATCATGTTTCTAGTGGGGAAACTATCATTAAATGTGCAGAAATGATCGATAAGGTTAGACCTATAACTGGTATTGGCATCAATTGTACGAAACCAGAGTATGTAGAGTCCTTGATTAAGGATATTCGTACTGTTACGGATAAACCAATTGCTGTATACCCTAATCTTGGTGAAAGCTATGATAGTGAAACTAAGACCTGGTATGGCGACCCTGCATCATTTGTAGATTATGTTGATGTATGGCGTCATGCTGGGGCAGATATCATAGGTGGTTGTTGTAGAACAACACCTGAAATCATTAGAGATATAGCTAGAAAAATTCATAAATAG
- a CDS encoding MFS transporter: MDKAKEALWTRSFVLDTLINFLVFLIYYLLIVIIAVVAKDNLHATASQAGLAVGIYIIGTVVARLLAGRFISILGCRKMLYLGLLIYLISTAMYFYTPNLLMLDSVRFLNGFAYGITSTATSTIVAAIIPMSRRGEGINYYGLSTSLAAAVGPFLGILMLHSLGYDFIIAFCVALIILCGIGSVIMKFNEPKLDIDSEEHKGIKISDYIEPRMNSISLVSILVGFAYSGVIGFMAAYTKDLNLILAGTFFFVVYAVVITITRPLLGIVFDMKGENFVLYPCFISLALGIFLLSIAHSTWLILLSAVFVGLGYGTFMSNGQAVTVKIVPVHRIGVATSTYFIALDMGLGFGPYILGAIKEVVGYTSMFHVTVVVALLAFVAYYFLYGRYVGTEKDLSLKARAEEEQIRNRKRNGKLA; this comes from the coding sequence ATGGATAAGGCTAAAGAGGCCTTATGGACAAGATCCTTTGTCCTTGATACTTTGATTAATTTCTTAGTATTTTTGATTTATTATTTATTAATCGTTATTATTGCGGTAGTAGCAAAGGATAATCTTCATGCCACAGCAAGTCAAGCTGGCTTGGCCGTTGGTATTTATATTATTGGTACTGTTGTTGCTCGTTTGTTAGCAGGACGGTTTATTAGTATCTTAGGCTGTCGTAAGATGTTGTACTTAGGTTTGTTGATTTACTTAATTTCAACAGCCATGTACTTCTACACACCTAATTTATTGATGCTCGACAGTGTTCGTTTCTTAAATGGTTTTGCTTACGGTATTACATCTACGGCTACAAGTACAATCGTAGCCGCTATTATTCCAATGTCACGTCGCGGTGAAGGGATTAACTACTATGGTTTGTCTACATCTCTTGCCGCTGCAGTAGGTCCATTTTTAGGTATTTTGATGCTTCATAGCCTTGGCTATGACTTTATCATCGCCTTCTGTGTTGCTCTTATCATCCTTTGCGGTATCGGTTCCGTTATCATGAAATTTAATGAACCTAAGCTCGATATTGATTCTGAAGAACATAAAGGCATTAAAATTTCCGATTATATCGAACCACGTATGAATTCTATTAGTCTTGTTTCTATACTAGTAGGTTTTGCATACTCTGGTGTTATCGGTTTTATGGCCGCTTATACAAAAGATTTAAACCTTATCTTAGCAGGTACATTCTTCTTCGTTGTATATGCTGTAGTTATTACGATAACAAGACCATTACTTGGTATTGTATTTGATATGAAAGGGGAAAACTTCGTTCTTTACCCTTGCTTCATATCTTTAGCACTTGGTATTTTCTTGTTGTCTATCGCTCACTCTACATGGCTTATACTCTTGTCTGCTGTGTTTGTTGGTCTTGGTTACGGTACATTTATGTCAAACGGTCAAGCAGTAACTGTTAAAATCGTTCCTGTTCACCGCATTGGTGTTGCCACATCTACATACTTCATTGCCTTAGATATGGGCTTAGGTTTTGGTCCATACATTTTAGGTGCTATTAAAGAGGTGGTTGGTTATACAAGTATGTTCCATGTTACTGTTGTAGTAGCACTTCTTGCATTCGTTGCTTATTATTTCCTCTATGGCCGTTATGTAGGTACTGAAAAAGATCTTTCTTTGAAAGCTCGCGCTGAAGAAGAACAAATCAGAAACCGTAAACGTAATGGAAAATTAGCATAA
- a CDS encoding basic amino acid ABC transporter substrate-binding protein → MKFKKIAALLGAFTIVSSLFIAGCGNTNSSQKVWRVGTDATYAPFGFKDKDSGKLAGFDIDIINAIAQEEGIEADVQNLNFDALLPALQSNTIDIAISDMTISEDRAKSVDFSKPYYIAGNGLVVNIDNTDINSFKDLEGKRIGVSIGSTGAEIASKIPNADVRQFNLIVDAFLELQNRGVDVVINDTPVNEYYVNNKGKGIAKVTGEDYDAAPLGIAVKKGNTELLNKVNDGLAKIKANGKYAEIYKKWFGKEPPTEDLK, encoded by the coding sequence ATGAAGTTTAAGAAGATAGCAGCTCTGTTAGGAGCTTTTACAATTGTTAGCAGTCTATTTATTGCGGGCTGTGGAAATACAAATAGTAGTCAAAAGGTATGGCGCGTTGGTACAGATGCAACCTATGCACCATTTGGATTTAAAGATAAAGACAGCGGAAAATTAGCTGGCTTTGATATCGATATTATTAATGCTATTGCTCAAGAAGAGGGCATTGAAGCAGATGTTCAAAACTTGAACTTTGATGCACTTTTACCTGCATTACAAAGTAATACTATCGATATTGCTATCTCTGATATGACTATCTCTGAAGATCGAGCAAAATCTGTTGATTTTAGTAAGCCTTACTATATAGCTGGTAATGGTCTTGTAGTTAATATTGATAATACTGATATCAATAGCTTTAAGGATTTAGAAGGAAAGCGTATCGGTGTATCCATCGGATCTACAGGTGCAGAAATTGCTAGCAAGATTCCTAATGCCGATGTGCGTCAATTCAACCTCATCGTCGATGCGTTCTTAGAATTGCAAAATAGAGGTGTAGATGTAGTTATTAACGATACACCAGTAAACGAATATTATGTTAACAACAAGGGCAAAGGTATCGCAAAGGTTACTGGAGAGGACTATGATGCGGCGCCGCTTGGTATTGCTGTAAAGAAAGGCAATACAGAGCTTCTTAATAAAGTTAACGATGGTTTAGCTAAGATTAAAGCCAATGGCAAATATGCGGAGATTTATAAAAAATGGTTTGGTAAAGAGCCACCAACAGAGGATTTAAAATAG